In Populus nigra chromosome 1, ddPopNigr1.1, whole genome shotgun sequence, one genomic interval encodes:
- the LOC133694651 gene encoding uncharacterized protein LOC133694651 isoform X2 gives MAGVIMKFFVTSMLMWMAPVAILYAFNHDLIPGITKLSPHSLTLLSGFVAVISVNIVIAFYIYMAIKEPSDKHEPDPAFLAEAEASVNQSAGKVGDSSQSLKKEE, from the exons ATGGCTGGAGTGATAATGAAGTTTTTCGTCACCTCAATGCTTATGTGGATGGCTCCTGTCGCAATCCTATATGCTTTTAACCATGACTTGATACCCG GTATAACCAAATTGTCTCCCCATTCCTTGACACTGTTGAGCGGATTTGTTGCTGTCATTTCCGTCAATATAGTCATCGCATTCTACATTTATATGGCAATAAAGGAACCCTCAGATAAACATGAGCCAGATCCAGCATTTCTTGCTGAGGCCGAAGCTAGTGTAAACCAGTCTGCAGGTAAAGTTGGGGATTCCTCCCAGTCGCTAAAGAAAGAAGAGTAG
- the LOC133694651 gene encoding uncharacterized protein LOC133694651 isoform X1 gives MPCFLGRIKSVCYRSFGSGKNQSSGSKQAHRFSKEVEMAGVIMKFFVTSMLMWMAPVAILYAFNHDLIPGITKLSPHSLTLLSGFVAVISVNIVIAFYIYMAIKEPSDKHEPDPAFLAEAEASVNQSAGKVGDSSQSLKKEE, from the exons ATGCCTTGTTTTTTGGGCCGAATAAAATCTGTGTGTTATAGGTCTTTTGGCTCAGGCAAAAATCAAAGCAGCGGAAGTAAGCAGGCACACCGATTTTCAAAG GAAGTAGAGATGGCTGGAGTGATAATGAAGTTTTTCGTCACCTCAATGCTTATGTGGATGGCTCCTGTCGCAATCCTATATGCTTTTAACCATGACTTGATACCCG GTATAACCAAATTGTCTCCCCATTCCTTGACACTGTTGAGCGGATTTGTTGCTGTCATTTCCGTCAATATAGTCATCGCATTCTACATTTATATGGCAATAAAGGAACCCTCAGATAAACATGAGCCAGATCCAGCATTTCTTGCTGAGGCCGAAGCTAGTGTAAACCAGTCTGCAGGTAAAGTTGGGGATTCCTCCCAGTCGCTAAAGAAAGAAGAGTAG
- the LOC133699353 gene encoding phosphatidylinositol N-acetylglucosaminyltransferase subunit C-like: protein MDSIISESPLHPKWRKVAYGGMQPEFDDNHTDESFLEDMVMNANVVKRDMLKVMQDSVSISQYLCIVALVGLVWAHTLQSTLDENSLLLLDASLFGSGFLVLLLTKEMRSLNLLFYYILNISFFTTGLYMLAPIYHTLTRSISSDSIWAVTVSLVVLHLFLHDYSGSTIKAPVALKNPSLTSCVSLNASVVASVFIASRLPSRLHVFAIMLFSLQVFLFAPFVTYCIKKFSFHLHLLFSFGLMVVTLALVYTLHHLLFMLLFGLLLFISIICPYWLIRIQEYKFEINGPWDEARLCFNVTD from the coding sequence ATGGATAGCATCATCAGCGAGAGTCCGCTGCATCCCAAGTGGAGGAAAGTTGCTTATGGAGGAATGCAGCCTGAGTTTGATGACAATCACACTGATGAGTCTTTTCTTGAAGATATGGTCATGAATGCTAATGTTGTTAAGCGAGACATGTTAAAGGTGATGCAGGACTCAGTCTCTATCTCTCAGTATCTGTGCATTGTTGCTCTTGTCGGCTTGGTGTGGGCTCACACCCTTCAATCAACCCTTGATGAAAATTCGCTCTTGCTCCTAGATGCTAGCCTTTTCGGATCAGGTTTTTTAGTTCTGCTTTTAACCAAAGAAATGCGTTCCTTGAATCTTCTCTTCTATTATATCCTCAATATATCCTTTTTCACAACTGGGTTATATATGTTGGCTCCTATTTATCACACTCTCACAAGATCCATAAGCTCAGACTCCATTTGGGCAGTAACTGTTTCGCTTGTTGTACTTCATCTTTTCCTGCATGACTATTCAGGATCGACCATTAAAGCTCCTGTGGCCCTAAAAAATCCAAGCTTAACCAGCTGTGTCTCTTTAAATGCTTCTGTAGTTGCTTCAGTTTTTATTGCATCTCGCCTTCCATCAAGGCTGCATGTATTTGCCATCATGCTATTTTCCTTGCAAGTCTTCCTTTTTGCTCCATTTGTCACTTACTGTATCAAGAAATTCTCCTTCCACTTGCACCTTCTGTTTTCCTTTGGTTTGATGGTTGTGACCCTGGCTTTGGTTTATACACTGCACCACTTACTTTTCATGCTACTGTTTggtttattgttgtttataagcATTATCTGTCCTTATTGGCTCATAAGAATTCAGGAATACAAGTTTGAGATCAATGGTCCCTGGGATGAGGCTAGGCTTTGTTTCAATGTAACAGATTGA